One window of the Rhizobiaceae bacterium genome contains the following:
- the glmM gene encoding phosphoglucosamine mutase codes for MSKRYFGTDGIRGQANKFPMTAEVAMKVGMAAGMSFQRGKHRHRVVLGKDTRLSGYMIENAMVAGFCAAGMDVFLLGPIPTPAVAMLARSLRADLGVMISASHNPYYDNGIKLFGPDGYKLSDEIEARIEAMLDEEIDIKLADTDSLGRAKRVDGVHDRYIEFAKRTLPRSMSLSGLRIVVDCANGAGYKVAPLALWELGADVVTINNEPNGFNINQECGSTHPESLQKKVHEVRADIGIALDGDADRMVIVDENGNLVDGDQIMAMIAEAWNQSGRLAGGGIVATVMSNLGLERFLGDMGLSLQRTKVGDRYVVEHMRAHGFNVGGEQSGHIVLSDFSTTGDGLVSALQVLACIKRSNKPVSEVAKKFEPVPQVLKNIRFSGGKPLENPLVKTAIEDARSRLGSSGRLVIRPSGTEPLIRVMAEADDPALVEAVVDEIVGVIAELKSAA; via the coding sequence ATGTCGAAGCGCTACTTCGGAACGGACGGCATCCGCGGCCAGGCCAATAAATTCCCGATGACGGCGGAAGTCGCCATGAAGGTGGGCATGGCGGCCGGCATGTCGTTCCAGCGCGGCAAGCACAGGCACCGCGTGGTGCTGGGCAAGGACACGCGGCTTTCCGGCTACATGATCGAGAACGCCATGGTGGCGGGCTTCTGCGCTGCGGGCATGGATGTGTTCCTGCTCGGCCCGATCCCGACCCCGGCGGTCGCCATGCTGGCGCGCTCGCTGCGCGCCGATCTCGGCGTCATGATCTCCGCCTCGCACAATCCTTATTACGACAACGGCATCAAGCTGTTCGGCCCCGACGGCTACAAGCTCTCCGACGAGATCGAGGCGCGCATCGAGGCTATGCTCGACGAGGAGATCGACATCAAGCTGGCGGATACGGATTCGCTCGGCCGGGCCAAGCGCGTCGACGGCGTGCATGACCGCTATATCGAGTTCGCCAAGCGCACCCTGCCGCGCTCCATGTCGCTGTCTGGCCTGCGCATCGTCGTCGATTGCGCCAACGGCGCCGGCTACAAGGTTGCGCCGCTGGCGCTCTGGGAGCTCGGCGCGGACGTGGTGACCATCAACAACGAGCCGAACGGCTTCAACATCAATCAGGAGTGCGGGTCGACGCATCCCGAAAGCCTGCAGAAGAAGGTGCACGAGGTGCGGGCCGACATCGGCATCGCGCTGGATGGCGACGCCGACCGCATGGTGATCGTGGACGAGAACGGCAATCTGGTCGACGGCGACCAGATCATGGCGATGATCGCCGAGGCCTGGAACCAGAGCGGCCGCCTGGCCGGCGGCGGCATCGTCGCGACGGTGATGTCCAACCTTGGCCTCGAGCGCTTCCTCGGCGACATGGGGCTCTCGCTGCAGCGCACCAAGGTCGGCGACCGCTACGTCGTCGAGCACATGCGCGCGCACGGCTTCAATGTCGGCGGCGAACAGTCCGGCCACATCGTGCTTTCCGATTTCTCGACGACCGGCGACGGCCTCGTCTCCGCGCTGCAGGTGCTTGCCTGCATCAAGCGCTCGAACAAGCCGGTGAGCGAGGTTGCCAAGAAGTTCGAGCCGGTGCCGCAGGTGTTGAAGAACATACGCTTCTCGGGCGGCAAGCCGCTGGAGAATCCGCTGGTCAAGACGGCTATCGAGGACGCGCGATCGCGTCTGGGCTCCTCGGGGCGTCTCGTTATCCGGCCGTCGGGCACAGAACCGCTGATCCGCGTCATGGCCGAGGCGGACGATCCGGCGCTGGTGGAGGCGGTCGTCGACGAAATCGTCGGCGTGATCGCGGAGCTGAAATCAGCCGCATAG
- the ftsH gene encoding ATP-dependent zinc metalloprotease FtsH, whose translation MNPNYRNLALWAIIAVLLIALFNLFQTPQQRGASREIAYSEFLTELNAGRIKSVTIAGDRITGTYADNASGFQTYSPGDSTLVSRLEQKNVTINARPETDGSNTLFGYLLSWLPMILILGVWIFFMRQMQSGSGRAMGFGKSKAKLLTEAHGRVTFQDVAGVDEAKEDLEEIVEFLRDPQKFQRLGGKIPRGVLLVGPPGTGKTLIARAVAGEANVPFFTISGSDFVEMFVGVGASRVRDMFDQAKKNAPCIIFIDEIDAVGRHRGAGLGGGNDEREQTLNQLLVEMDGFEPNESIILIAATNRPDVLDPALLRPGRFDRQVVVPNPDIIGREKILKVHVRNVPLAPNVDLKVIARGTPGFSGADLMNLVNEAALMAARRNKRLVTMAEFEDAKDKVMMGAERRSTAMTQAEKELTAYHESGHAILALNVPTADPLHKATIIPRGRALGMVMQLPEGDRYSMSYKYMISRLAIMMGGRVAEEFKFGKENITSGASSDIEQATKLARAMVTRWGFSDKLGHVAYGENQEEVFLGHSVARTQNVSEETAQIIDAEVRRLIDEAYNTAKTILTKKKKDWIALAEGLLEYETLSGEEIKQLLAGNKPSRDMGDDTPPSRGSAVPKAGATGGRRKKSGGEPEGGMEPQPQG comes from the coding sequence ATGAATCCGAACTACCGCAATCTGGCGCTCTGGGCGATCATAGCCGTCCTGCTGATCGCCCTGTTCAACCTGTTCCAGACGCCGCAGCAGCGGGGCGCCTCGCGAGAGATCGCCTATTCGGAGTTCCTCACCGAACTCAACGCCGGCCGCATCAAGTCCGTAACCATAGCTGGCGACCGCATAACCGGCACCTATGCCGACAATGCGAGCGGCTTCCAGACTTATTCGCCGGGAGATTCCACGCTCGTTTCGCGTCTCGAACAGAAGAACGTGACGATCAACGCGCGGCCCGAGACGGATGGTTCCAACACCCTATTCGGCTACCTGCTGTCGTGGCTGCCGATGATCCTCATCCTCGGCGTGTGGATTTTCTTCATGCGCCAGATGCAGTCCGGCTCCGGCCGCGCCATGGGCTTCGGCAAGTCGAAGGCCAAGCTTTTGACGGAAGCGCATGGCCGCGTCACCTTCCAGGACGTGGCGGGCGTCGACGAGGCCAAGGAAGACCTCGAGGAGATCGTGGAATTCCTTCGCGATCCGCAGAAATTCCAGCGGCTGGGCGGCAAGATCCCGCGCGGCGTGCTGCTCGTCGGCCCTCCCGGCACCGGCAAGACGCTGATCGCGCGCGCCGTCGCGGGTGAAGCCAACGTGCCCTTCTTCACCATCTCCGGCTCGGACTTCGTCGAGATGTTCGTCGGCGTCGGCGCAAGCCGCGTCCGCGACATGTTCGACCAGGCGAAGAAGAACGCGCCCTGCATCATCTTCATCGACGAGATCGACGCGGTCGGCCGCCATCGCGGCGCCGGCCTCGGCGGCGGCAATGACGAGCGCGAGCAGACGCTGAACCAGCTTCTGGTCGAAATGGACGGTTTCGAGCCGAACGAGTCGATCATCCTGATCGCGGCGACCAACCGCCCCGACGTGCTCGACCCTGCGCTGCTCAGGCCCGGCCGCTTCGACCGTCAGGTCGTGGTGCCGAACCCCGACATCATCGGCCGCGAGAAGATCCTGAAGGTGCATGTCCGCAACGTGCCTCTCGCGCCGAATGTCGACCTCAAGGTCATCGCGCGCGGCACGCCCGGCTTTTCCGGCGCGGACCTGATGAACCTCGTCAACGAGGCGGCGCTGATGGCGGCGCGGCGCAACAAGCGCCTCGTTACCATGGCCGAGTTCGAGGACGCCAAGGACAAGGTGATGATGGGCGCGGAGCGCCGCTCCACCGCCATGACGCAGGCGGAGAAGGAACTCACCGCCTATCACGAGTCCGGCCACGCCATCCTTGCGCTCAACGTGCCGACGGCCGACCCGCTGCACAAGGCGACCATCATCCCGCGCGGCCGCGCGCTCGGCATGGTCATGCAGTTGCCGGAAGGCGACCGCTACTCGATGAGCTACAAATACATGATCTCGCGCCTCGCCATCATGATGGGCGGCCGCGTCGCCGAGGAGTTCAAGTTCGGCAAGGAGAACATCACCTCCGGCGCGTCGTCCGACATCGAGCAGGCGACGAAGCTGGCGCGGGCCATGGTGACGCGCTGGGGCTTCTCCGACAAGCTCGGCCACGTCGCCTATGGCGAGAACCAGGAAGAGGTCTTCCTCGGCCATTCGGTGGCGCGCACGCAGAACGTCTCGGAAGAGACCGCGCAGATCATCGACGCCGAGGTGCGCCGCCTGATCGACGAGGCCTACAACACGGCGAAGACGATCCTGACCAAGAAGAAGAAGGACTGGATCGCCCTTGCCGAAGGGCTGCTCGAATACGAGACGCTTTCGGGCGAGGAGATCAAGCAGCTTCTGGCCGGCAACAAGCCGTCGCGCGACATGGGCGACGACACGCCGCCGTCACGCGGTTCGGCCGTGCCGAAGGCCGGCGCGACCGGCGGCCGCCGCAAGAAGAGCGGCGGCGAACCCGAAGGTGGCATGGAGCCGCAGCCGCAAGGCTGA
- the tilS gene encoding tRNA lysidine(34) synthetase TilS has protein sequence MLSGRPDPDSLFSPFDLTRREAVIAAVSGGSDSLAMLLLLQRWLERRASPTRLVAVTVDHRLRDSSAAEAREVHDFCAARGIPHHITTWAGEKPRSGVSEAARLARYGLLAGAAEAEGGDIVVTGHTADDQAETVAMRQARGDGRGLAGMAPATLFDGRVWIVRPLLATGRAELRRFLCAERIAWIEDPANLDRKYERPRIRAALTDAGEGDYGRDALLARAAEAGRGREHIAEAAARLVSRHAERPVRGLVRLRADFFGEAEAAAVPAFRALLAVCGGAPQFPDAGRALNLFRDMREGCVRRATLSRTVADRRRNGVFLYREKRGLPTEEPVPGTIWDGRYRIADVGDGEGSVALFPVSPPRRVPEPTVPGPQTVPAAILKAVRAAEPPEAAFDAVPVLAPWRLFLPSFDLALARAVAALAGAAEIPEPPFAGHNREEA, from the coding sequence GTGCTGAGCGGCAGGCCCGATCCGGATTCCCTTTTCTCTCCCTTCGATCTGACGCGCCGCGAGGCGGTCATCGCCGCCGTGTCGGGCGGCAGCGACTCGCTCGCCATGCTGCTGTTGCTGCAGCGCTGGCTGGAGCGCCGGGCCTCGCCGACAAGACTGGTCGCCGTGACGGTCGATCACCGCCTGCGCGACAGTTCCGCCGCCGAGGCGCGAGAGGTCCATGATTTTTGCGCCGCGCGCGGCATCCCCCATCACATAACGACGTGGGCAGGCGAAAAGCCGCGTAGCGGCGTTTCCGAAGCCGCGCGGCTGGCACGCTACGGACTGCTGGCCGGCGCGGCCGAGGCCGAAGGCGGTGACATCGTCGTTACCGGACATACGGCCGACGACCAGGCCGAAACGGTCGCGATGCGCCAGGCGCGCGGCGATGGCCGGGGGCTCGCAGGCATGGCGCCCGCAACGCTGTTCGACGGGCGCGTCTGGATCGTCCGGCCGCTGCTGGCGACCGGACGCGCCGAGCTGCGGCGCTTTCTGTGCGCGGAACGGATCGCATGGATCGAGGACCCCGCCAATCTCGACCGGAAATACGAGCGGCCCCGGATACGGGCGGCGCTGACGGATGCCGGGGAGGGCGATTACGGGCGGGATGCGTTGCTGGCCCGGGCCGCCGAGGCAGGCCGCGGGCGCGAGCATATCGCGGAGGCTGCCGCGCGGCTCGTTTCGCGCCATGCCGAACGTCCGGTCAGGGGGCTTGTGCGATTGAGGGCAGACTTTTTCGGCGAAGCAGAGGCGGCGGCCGTGCCGGCCTTCCGCGCGCTTTTGGCTGTCTGCGGAGGCGCGCCACAGTTTCCCGATGCGGGAAGGGCGTTGAACCTCTTCCGGGACATGCGGGAAGGGTGCGTGAGACGCGCGACACTTTCGCGCACGGTCGCAGACCGGCGCCGCAACGGCGTGTTTCTCTATCGCGAGAAGCGAGGGCTGCCGACGGAAGAGCCCGTTCCCGGCACGATCTGGGACGGACGCTACCGGATCGCGGATGTCGGCGACGGAGAAGGTTCGGTGGCGCTTTTTCCCGTTTCGCCACCCCGGCGGGTTCCGGAGCCTACCGTCCCGGGACCACAAACCGTGCCAGCGGCGATCCTCAAGGCTGTCCGTGCCGCCGAACCCCCTGAAGCGGCTTTCGACGCCGTTCCCGTCCTCGCGCCATGGCGGCTCTTCCTGCCGTCCTTCGATCTCGCTCTTGCACGGGCCGTGGCTGCGCTAGCCGGCGCGGCAGAAATTCCCGAACCGCCATTTGCCGGCCACAATAGGGAAGAAGCTTAA
- the ybgF gene encoding tol-pal system protein YbgF, with translation MHFRSILSGTLAVLLVSGSVTIAAPGDATDSMPPQQSGIFGIFQKKTDEVRVAQASDPRLIQLEEQVRALNGKIEELNFQILQMQEQMRKIQEDNEFRLQELEKKAGGGSANQNVAEKAKDNKEPAATAGSDTALAENHPAPTQQETTAATGNTEAKGQPPRDFGTITVDKDGNVVSSTVEPPVDLLPEKTAPATGGAEVAALPATNDPEELYRNSYQYVLSGDYANAEAGFRDHLKRFPSDSKAADSNYWLGESLLGQQKYREAAEVFLAGSKQFPKAKKAPDMLLKLGVSLVGMNQKDVACATFGEVTKRYPNVSDALKQRVKQEQALAAC, from the coding sequence ATGCATTTTCGATCAATCCTGAGCGGCACGCTCGCCGTGCTGCTTGTTTCCGGCTCGGTGACGATCGCCGCTCCCGGCGACGCAACCGATTCCATGCCGCCCCAGCAGTCCGGCATCTTCGGCATCTTCCAGAAGAAGACGGACGAGGTGCGGGTGGCGCAGGCGAGCGACCCGCGGCTGATCCAGCTCGAGGAGCAGGTGCGGGCGCTGAACGGCAAGATCGAGGAGCTGAACTTCCAGATCCTGCAGATGCAGGAGCAGATGCGGAAGATTCAGGAGGACAACGAGTTCCGCCTGCAAGAACTCGAGAAGAAGGCCGGCGGCGGCTCCGCGAACCAGAACGTCGCCGAAAAGGCCAAAGACAACAAGGAGCCGGCGGCGACCGCCGGCTCCGACACGGCGCTGGCCGAGAACCATCCCGCGCCGACGCAGCAGGAGACGACAGCGGCCACCGGAAACACGGAGGCCAAGGGCCAGCCGCCGCGTGATTTCGGCACGATCACCGTCGACAAGGACGGCAACGTGGTCTCCTCGACCGTCGAACCGCCCGTCGACCTTCTGCCCGAAAAGACGGCTCCCGCCACCGGCGGTGCGGAGGTCGCGGCGCTGCCGGCGACGAACGATCCCGAGGAACTCTATCGCAACTCCTACCAGTACGTCCTGTCCGGAGACTACGCGAATGCCGAGGCCGGATTCCGCGATCATCTCAAGCGCTTCCCGTCCGACAGCAAGGCGGCGGATTCTAACTACTGGCTGGGCGAATCGCTGCTCGGCCAGCAGAAATACCGCGAGGCGGCGGAAGTGTTTTTGGCCGGCAGCAAGCAGTTTCCGAAAGCCAAGAAGGCTCCGGACATGCTGCTCAAGCTCGGTGTGTCGCTTGTCGGCATGAACCAGAAGGACGTCGCCTGCGCCACCTTCGGCGAAGTGACAAAGCGCTACCCCAACGTCTCCGATGCGCTGAAGCAGCGCGTCAAGCAGGAACAGGCGCTCGCGGCGTGCTGA
- the pal gene encoding peptidoglycan-associated lipoprotein Pal, with translation MRRIAKFASNPIVVALVVGLTVAGCASKKTPNNAADLGLGGAGAATPGSAQDFTVNVGDRIFFDTDSSAIRADAQSTLSKQAQWLNKYGQYRITIEGHADERGTREYNIALGARRAAATRDFLIGQGVAGNRMKTISYGKERPVAVCDDISCWSQNRRAVTVLNGAGS, from the coding sequence ATGCGCCGCATCGCAAAATTTGCCTCTAACCCCATAGTCGTGGCGCTGGTGGTCGGCCTGACCGTTGCCGGCTGCGCCTCCAAGAAGACCCCGAACAACGCCGCCGATCTCGGTCTCGGCGGCGCCGGCGCGGCGACGCCCGGCTCCGCGCAGGACTTCACCGTCAATGTCGGCGACCGCATCTTCTTCGATACGGACTCGTCCGCGATCCGCGCCGACGCGCAGTCGACGCTTTCCAAGCAGGCGCAGTGGCTGAACAAATACGGCCAGTACCGCATCACCATCGAAGGCCACGCCGACGAGCGCGGCACGCGCGAATACAATATCGCGCTCGGCGCCCGGCGCGCCGCCGCCACGCGCGACTTCCTGATCGGACAGGGCGTGGCCGGCAACCGCATGAAGACCATTTCCTACGGCAAGGAGCGCCCGGTCGCGGTCTGCGACGACATCTCCTGCTGGTCGCAGAACCGTCGCGCGGTCACCGTGCTCAACGGCGCCGGAAGCTGA
- the tolB gene encoding Tol-Pal system beta propeller repeat protein TolB — translation MKNFVRTILLLGAVISGFSTAITPPAHALVEIDVNKGNVEPLPIAITDFISSGGIGTEISDIVAADLKRSGLFAPIDKGAFIEKITNSDQAPRFEDWKVINAQALVVGRVSQEGDGRLRAEFRLWDTFGGQQMIGEQFFANPQHSRRIAHQIADAIYERLTGEKGYFDTRIVFVDESGPKNDRKKRLAIMDQDGANTRYLSDGRSIVLTPRFSPTRQEITYMSYESGEPQVYLLQIETGQRELVGKFPGMTFAPRFSPDGQKVIMSLLRDDGNSNIFAMDLRSRNTTRLTNESAIDTSPSYSPDGSRVVFTSDRGGQPQIYVMGADGSGQTRISFGGGSYSTPVWSPRGDLIAFTKQTGGEFQIGVMKTDGSGERILSSGFAQEGPTWAPNGRVLMFFTQGAGAGGPKLKTIDLTGRNEQSIPSKNFASDPAWSPLLE, via the coding sequence ATGAAGAACTTTGTCAGGACCATCCTGCTGCTCGGCGCGGTGATCAGCGGTTTCAGCACCGCGATCACGCCGCCCGCCCACGCTTTGGTCGAGATCGACGTGAACAAGGGTAATGTCGAGCCGTTGCCGATCGCCATCACGGATTTCATCTCGTCCGGCGGCATCGGCACGGAAATCTCCGATATCGTGGCGGCGGACCTCAAGCGCTCGGGCCTGTTCGCGCCGATCGACAAGGGCGCCTTCATCGAGAAGATCACCAACAGCGATCAGGCCCCGCGCTTCGAGGACTGGAAGGTCATCAATGCGCAGGCTCTGGTGGTGGGCCGGGTCAGCCAGGAGGGCGACGGCCGTCTGCGCGCCGAATTCCGCCTCTGGGACACGTTTGGCGGCCAGCAGATGATCGGCGAGCAGTTCTTCGCCAATCCGCAGCATTCGCGCCGCATCGCCCACCAGATCGCCGACGCCATCTACGAGCGGCTGACCGGCGAGAAGGGCTATTTCGACACGCGCATCGTCTTCGTCGACGAATCCGGCCCGAAGAACGACCGCAAGAAGCGGCTGGCCATCATGGATCAGGACGGCGCCAACACGCGCTACCTGTCCGACGGCCGCTCCATCGTGCTGACGCCGCGCTTCTCGCCGACGCGTCAGGAAATCACCTACATGTCCTACGAGAGCGGCGAGCCGCAGGTCTACCTGCTGCAGATCGAGACCGGCCAGCGCGAACTCGTCGGCAAGTTTCCCGGCATGACCTTTGCCCCGCGCTTCTCGCCGGACGGGCAGAAGGTGATCATGAGCCTGCTGCGCGACGATGGCAATTCCAACATCTTCGCCATGGATCTGAGAAGCCGTAACACGACGCGGCTGACCAACGAGAGCGCCATCGACACCTCGCCCTCCTATTCGCCGGACGGCAGCCGCGTGGTCTTCACCTCCGACCGGGGCGGCCAACCGCAAATCTACGTGATGGGCGCTGACGGCTCGGGCCAGACCCGCATCTCCTTCGGCGGCGGTTCCTATTCGACGCCGGTATGGTCGCCGCGCGGCGACCTCATCGCCTTCACAAAGCAGACGGGCGGGGAATTCCAGATCGGCGTGATGAAGACGGACGGGTCGGGCGAGCGCATCCTCTCGTCGGGCTTCGCGCAGGAAGGGCCGACCTGGGCGCCGAACGGCCGCGTGCTGATGTTCTTCACCCAGGGTGCAGGCGCGGGCGGACCGAAACTCAAGACTATCGACCTGACCGGCCGCAACGAGCAGTCGATTCCCTCCAAGAACTTCGCTTCCGACCCGGCGTGGTCGCCGCTGCTCGAATGA
- a CDS encoding TonB family protein, protein MKAGFTTSVVMHAVILGFGLVSLGAPDPLPPAPESLPVSIIPIEDLAQHDQGDEKAPVKEKSAPLPTKRPDVLADVQKVGENSVDTEAPVTPEAKPRPVEAANAPAPQPKPVEKPLKQDTPKPPEEPKPVPATEAAPTPAPRQEVKPEPVKEEPKPEPVKQPEPKPAPEPVQKTAAIDPSPKPDAVAEAIEAQPPAEQSVDLPTSAPAPEARPRPAEAQTAKAPERKAAEKPVSEASSKPKSDSTEESVEDKVAELLNKQKPSGGGAKRSTETAALGGKKKTGEKLTNSEMGALSDQLSGCWSIPAGAEGGELRVSVKFQLNAQGKLDGRPQIESSSGNRPFDESAVRAVQKCDRDGLILPAGKEDIWAEVVVNFDPTEMGM, encoded by the coding sequence ATGAAAGCCGGTTTCACGACATCGGTGGTGATGCACGCAGTGATCCTGGGCTTCGGCCTGGTGTCACTGGGTGCGCCCGATCCGCTGCCTCCGGCGCCGGAGTCGCTGCCGGTCTCGATCATTCCGATCGAGGATCTGGCGCAGCACGACCAGGGCGATGAGAAGGCCCCGGTGAAGGAGAAGTCCGCGCCGCTGCCGACGAAGCGGCCCGACGTCCTGGCGGACGTGCAGAAGGTGGGTGAGAACTCCGTCGACACGGAGGCGCCGGTGACGCCGGAGGCGAAACCTCGCCCCGTCGAGGCCGCCAACGCGCCCGCGCCGCAGCCGAAGCCTGTCGAGAAGCCGCTGAAGCAGGACACGCCCAAGCCGCCGGAGGAGCCGAAGCCGGTGCCCGCCACCGAGGCCGCGCCGACGCCGGCGCCGCGTCAGGAGGTGAAGCCCGAACCGGTGAAGGAAGAACCGAAGCCGGAGCCGGTGAAGCAGCCCGAGCCGAAGCCTGCCCCGGAGCCGGTGCAGAAGACTGCGGCGATCGATCCCAGCCCCAAGCCTGACGCCGTTGCCGAGGCCATCGAGGCCCAGCCGCCGGCGGAACAGAGCGTCGACCTGCCGACGTCTGCGCCCGCGCCCGAGGCGCGCCCGCGCCCGGCCGAGGCGCAGACCGCCAAGGCGCCCGAGCGCAAGGCGGCCGAGAAGCCGGTTTCGGAAGCGAGTTCCAAGCCGAAATCCGACAGTACCGAGGAATCGGTGGAGGACAAGGTCGCCGAGTTGCTCAACAAGCAAAAGCCCTCGGGCGGCGGCGCCAAGCGCTCCACCGAAACCGCCGCGCTGGGCGGCAAGAAGAAGACCGGCGAGAAGCTGACCAACAGCGAGATGGGCGCGCTGTCCGATCAACTGAGCGGCTGCTGGTCGATCCCGGCAGGCGCGGAAGGCGGCGAGCTGCGCGTTTCGGTGAAGTTCCAGCTCAACGCGCAGGGCAAGCTCGACGGACGTCCGCAGATAGAATCTTCGAGCGGCAACCGTCCCTTCGACGAAAGCGCTGTCCGCGCCGTCCAGAAATGCGACCGCGACGGGCTGATCCTGCCCGCCGGCAAGGAAGACATCTGGGCCGAAGTGGTTGTCAATTTCGATCCCACCGAGATGGGGATGTGA
- the tolR gene encoding protein TolR has translation MGMSVSAGGSGRGGRGHRRRGRHHGLMSEINVTPFVDVMLVLLIIFMVAAPLLTVGVPIELPETQANAMNADTQPITVSINRDGQIHLQETEVVIDEVVPKLQAIAKTGYEERIFVRGDKDADYGTVMKVMARVSAAGFKNLGLVTLQEQSTQ, from the coding sequence ATGGGCATGTCGGTTAGTGCAGGCGGCTCAGGCCGCGGTGGGCGCGGCCACAGGCGGCGCGGACGGCATCACGGCCTGATGTCGGAGATCAACGTGACGCCGTTCGTCGACGTCATGCTGGTCCTGCTCATCATCTTCATGGTGGCTGCGCCGCTGCTCACCGTCGGCGTGCCGATCGAGCTGCCGGAGACACAGGCGAACGCCATGAACGCCGATACGCAGCCGATCACCGTATCGATCAACCGCGACGGCCAGATCCATCTGCAGGAGACGGAAGTGGTGATCGACGAGGTGGTGCCGAAGCTGCAGGCAATCGCCAAGACGGGCTACGAGGAGCGCATCTTCGTGCGCGGCGACAAGGATGCCGACTACGGCACGGTGATGAAGGTCATGGCGCGGGTGTCCGCCGCCGGCTTCAAGAACCTCGGCCTCGTCACCCTCCAGGAACAGAGCACCCAGTGA
- the tolQ gene encoding protein TolQ encodes METTALAEPGVQLSIWHLFWQAGWVVKLVMIGLLFASVWTWAIIVDKIIAYQRMRASLNRFEQVFWSGQSLEELYRTLADRATSGMGSIFVAAMREWKKSFEKGAKSPLGLQTRIDKAMDLALTREMERLEGRLGFLATIGSAGPFIGLFGTVIGIMTSFQAIAGSKNTSLAVVAPGIAEALLATAIGLLAAIPAVIAYNKLSSDAGKLAVRMEGFADEFSAILSRQIDEKVAQKV; translated from the coding sequence ATGGAAACAACCGCACTCGCCGAACCGGGCGTGCAATTGTCGATCTGGCACCTGTTCTGGCAGGCGGGCTGGGTCGTCAAGCTGGTCATGATCGGGCTGCTCTTCGCCTCGGTCTGGACCTGGGCCATCATCGTCGACAAGATCATCGCCTATCAGCGCATGCGCGCGTCGCTCAATCGCTTCGAGCAGGTGTTCTGGTCGGGTCAATCGCTGGAAGAGCTTTACCGTACCCTTGCCGATCGGGCGACCAGCGGCATGGGCTCGATCTTCGTCGCCGCCATGCGCGAGTGGAAGAAGAGCTTCGAGAAGGGCGCGAAATCGCCGCTCGGGCTGCAGACGCGCATCGACAAGGCGATGGACCTCGCGCTGACGCGCGAGATGGAAAGGCTCGAGGGCCGGCTCGGTTTCCTCGCCACCATCGGCTCCGCGGGTCCGTTCATCGGCCTTTTCGGCACGGTCATCGGCATCATGACCTCGTTCCAGGCGATCGCCGGGTCGAAGAACACCAGCCTCGCGGTCGTGGCGCCGGGCATCGCGGAGGCGCTGCTGGCCACCGCCATCGGCCTGCTCGCGGCCATCCCGGCGGTCATCGCCTACAACAAGCTGTCATCGGACGCCGGCAAGCTGGCGGTGCGCATGGAGGGGTTCGCGGACGAGTTCTCCGCCATACTGTCGCGCCAAATCGATGAGAAAGTCGCGCAGAAGGTTTGA
- the ybgC gene encoding tol-pal system-associated acyl-CoA thioesterase: protein MTDHGESDRLLSGISGELTAFGHRIMARVYYADTDFSGVVYHARYLEFFERGRSDFLRLAGVHHTELADGKHGEKLVWVVRRMEIDFRSPARIDDILTVDTRTEEISGARIVMAQQLRRGEDVLVEARVEAAIVAENGRPRRFPKEWIAAFMPRK, encoded by the coding sequence ATGACCGATCATGGTGAATCCGACCGGCTGCTTTCGGGCATTTCGGGCGAACTGACCGCGTTCGGCCATCGCATCATGGCGCGCGTCTACTATGCCGACACCGATTTCTCCGGCGTCGTCTACCATGCGCGCTATCTCGAATTCTTCGAGCGGGGGCGGTCGGACTTCCTGCGCCTGGCGGGCGTGCACCATACCGAGCTCGCCGACGGCAAGCATGGCGAGAAGCTGGTATGGGTGGTGCGGCGCATGGAAATCGACTTCCGCTCGCCGGCCCGGATCGACGACATTCTTACTGTCGACACACGCACCGAGGAGATTTCCGGCGCGCGCATCGTCATGGCGCAACAGCTCAGGCGTGGCGAGGACGTGCTGGTGGAGGCGCGGGTCGAAGCCGCGATCGTCGCCGAAAACGGGCGTCCCCGCCGTTTCCCAAAGGAATGGATCGCGGCCTTCATGCCGCGAAAGTGA